In Spea bombifrons isolate aSpeBom1 chromosome 12, aSpeBom1.2.pri, whole genome shotgun sequence, the following proteins share a genomic window:
- the LOC128470688 gene encoding sulfotransferase 2B1-like translates to MASDLFTYKGIQFAKDIHSEEYLDYAENGFTVFDDDIFNVTYPKSGTNWMIEILNLIKYKGDISLSNQVPVYMRSPWYETVNSKEQIDALTRPRIISSHLPFHMFAKSFFNSKAKVIYTMRNPKDISVSNYHFAKILRAFKDPESFQKCLEDFLHGNAVYGSWFDHVKGWLQMKDDDRFFFITYEELLQDLRGCVVKISKFLGQELDDEAIDLVVKHSTFKSMKENKMSNWTMMPDDIIDHSKGCFLRKGVSGDWKNHFTVAQSEYFDSVYQENMKDFNFTFFWEEN, encoded by the exons ATGGCATCAGATCTATTTACATATAAAGGAATACAATTCGCGAAAGATATACACTCTGAAGAATATCTCGACTATGCCGAAAATGGATTCACAGTATTTGATgatgatatttttaatgtaacctATCCAAAATCAG GTACTAACTGGATGATAGAGATTTTGAATTTGATCAAGTACAAAGGAGACATTTCTTTGAGTAACCAAGTGCCAGTTTATATGAGATCACCATGGTATGAAACAGTAAACAGTAAAGAACAAATTGATGCCTTAACGCGTCCGAGGATAATCTCCTCACATCTACCTTTTCATATGTTTGCAAAATCCTTCTTCAATTCAAAAGCAAAA GTCATCTACACAATGAGAAACCCTAAGGATATATCCGTGTCTAATTATCATTTTGCCAAGATACTTCGTGCCTTTAAAGACCCTGAAAGTTTCCAGAAGTGTTTAGAAGACTTTTTGCATGGAAATG CTGTATATGGCTCTTGGTTCGATCATGTTAAAGGATGGTTGCAAATGAAAGATGATGATCGCTTCTTCTTTATCACATATGAGGAACTTCTTCAG GACCTCCGAGGTTGTGTGGTGAAAATATCTAAGTTTTTAGGACAAGAATTAGATGATGAAGCTATTGACCTAGTTGTGAAACATTCGACATTCAAATCTATGAAGGAGAACAAGATGTCCAACTGGACTATGATGCCTGATGATATAATAGACCATTCAAAAGGATGTTTTCTTCGTAAAG GAGTCTCTGGAGACTGGAAGAATCATTTTACTGTAGCCCAAAGTGAATATTTTGATAGTGTTTATCAAGAGAATATGAAAGATTTCAATTTTACGTTTTTTTGGGAAGAAAACTGA